Proteins encoded in a region of the Solanum dulcamara chromosome 9, daSolDulc1.2, whole genome shotgun sequence genome:
- the LOC129903592 gene encoding uncharacterized protein LOC129903592: protein MPKENSSDDAEGKCFQRCRRKIVSANDDYAEKMVLAMSKRNDSGDVEGKWFQRIHGPCEFHGFQPAISNIKNHVSITLEMENVQYSTWAKLFKIHARSHRVIDHINAPTAGTEKRPQQEEDKELWSTLDATVLQWLYATISHDFLHTIFEPDTTVMEAWNRLRDIFQDNKHSRAFTLEYDFTHVDMTDFLNVSSYCQHLKSMVDQLKNVSSPVANDRLVLQLISRLTEPYQGVAPLIRHRDPLPQFYQARSMFTLEEADCAKKAAQISSAALVARSSEGPPNVPDNSSSNHNTNSGKRNHN from the exons ATGCCGAAGGAAAATAGTTCCGACGATGCCGAAGGGAAATGCTTTCAGAGATGTCGAAGAAAAATAGTTTCGGCGAATGATGATTATGCCGAAAAAATGGTTCTAGCAATGTCAAAGAGAAATGATTCCGGTGATGTCGAAGGGAAATGGTTCCAGAGAATACATGGACCATGTGAGTTCCATGGATTCCAGCCTGCTA TATCCaacatcaagaaccatgttTCCATCACTCTTGAGATGGAAAACGTACAATATTCCACATGGGCGAAACTCTTTAAGATTCATGCAAGATCCCATCGGGTAATTGATCATATTAATGCTCCGACAGCGGGCACGGAGAAACGGCCTCAACAAGAGGAGGACAAAGAGCTGTGGTCCACCCTTGACGCCACTGTTCTCCAATGGCTCTATGCTACTATCTCTCATGATTTTTTGCATACAATTTTTGAACCCGACACCACGGTGATGGAGGCTTGGAATCGCTTGCGTGATATATTCCAGGATAATAAACACTCTCGTGCTTTCACCCTTGAGTACGACTTTACTCATGTAGACATGACAGATTTTCTGAATGTCTCTTCTTATTGTCAACATCTAAAATCTATGGTGGATCAACTCAAGAATGTCAGCTCCCCGGTTGCTAACGATCGACTAGTTCTTCAACTGATCTCTCGCCTTACTGAGCCCTACCAAGGTGTAGCCCCTCTTATTCGCCATCGTGACCCTTTGCCTCAATTTTATCAAGCCCGTTCGATGTTCACTCTTGAGGAGGCTGACTGTGCTAAGAAAGCGGCCCAAATCTCCTCCGCTGCCTTAGTCGCTCGCTCGTCCGAGggtcctcctaatgttcctgaTAATTCCTCTTCCAACCACAATACTAATAGTGGGAAGAGGAACCACAACTGA